A single Lactuca sativa cultivar Salinas chromosome 8, Lsat_Salinas_v11, whole genome shotgun sequence DNA region contains:
- the LOC111887400 gene encoding heme oxygenase 1, chloroplastic, protein MVVTAAEERTSKRFTGEFVDEMRSVAMKLHTKDQAKDGEKETQGKPWRKWEPTIDGYLKFLVDSKLVYDTLDKILDKSDFPEYAEFRNTGLERAGNLAIDLEWFKEQGHIVPEPLSPGINYSIYIEELSKKDPQAFICHFYNTYFAHTAGGRMIGRKVAAKILNGKELEFYKWDGDLPQLLQNVREKLNRVAENWTREEKNHCLEETEKSFEFNGDILHLILA, encoded by the exons ATGGTGGTGACGGCGGCGGAGGAGAGGACTTCGAAGAGGTTCACCGGCGAGTTTGTGGATGAAATGAGGTCTGTAGCGATGAAATTGCATACTAAAGATCAAGCGAAAGATGGAGAAAAAGAAACGCAAGGAAAACCATGGCGTAAATGGGAGCCCACCATTGATGGGTATTTGAAGTTCTTGGTGGATAGTAAACTGGTTTACGATACTCTTGACAAGATTCTTGATAAATCCGATTTTCCTGAAT ATGCTGAATTTAGGAACACTGGACTCGAAAGGGCGGGAAATTTGGCGATCGATTTGGAATGGTTTAAAGAACAAGGTCATATTGTTCCTGAACCTTTATCACCTGGGATCAATTACTCGATTTATATCGAAGAATTATCAAAGAAAGATCCACAAGCGTTCATCTGCCATTTTTATAACACCTACTTCGCACACACTGCCGGTGGTCGGATGATCGGAAGAAAG GTTGCTGCAAAGATCCTGAATGGGAAAGAACTAGAGTTCTATAAATGGGATGGTGATCTTCCCCAATTATTGCAGAATGTTAGGGAGAAATTGAATAGAGTTGCAGAG AATTGGACAAGAGAGGAGAAGAATCATTGTCTTGAAGAAACCGAGAAATCATTCGAATTCAATGGCGATATTCTGCATTTGATCTTGGCATGA
- the LOC111887401 gene encoding protein BUNDLE SHEATH DEFECTIVE 2, chloroplastic isoform X1: MTNSLCFTPLSSFKTRNKPGIIGGNPNSRKVIWVTNQNLKFKRFHSLEAKATDDAKNTTKVNSIVCGDCDGNGAIQCTQCEGKGVNTKDHFNGQFKAGGLCWLCRGKKEILCGGCNGAGFRGGFMSSFDE, translated from the exons ATGACTAATTCTTTGTGTTTTACTCCTCTTTCTTCCTTCAAGACACGAAACAAACCAG GAATAATTGGTGGGAACCCTAATTCTCGAAAGGTGATTTGGGTGACTAATCAAAATCTGAAATTTAAAAGATTTCATAGTTTGGAAGCTAAG GCTACCGATGACGCAAAAAACACCACCAAGGTGAATAGCATAGTTTGTGGTGATTGCGATGGAAATG GTGCTATACAATGTACACAATGTGAAGGAAAAGGAGTCAACACTAAAGATCACTTCAATGGACAATTCAAAGCTGGTGGTTTGTGTTGGCTTTGCAG GGGTAAAAAGGAGATTCTTTGTGGTGGTTGTAATGGAGCCGGTTTTAGGGGTGGGTTCATGAGCTCCTTTGATGAATAA
- the LOC111887392 gene encoding glycine-rich RNA-binding, abscisic acid-inducible protein-like, whose translation MDAKVPEANLVAYINNGLSKKFLYIAINIRHWDPLVSFWDARSILICEEQQMIHDEQHGTSITHTNRSSSPNAITVQSSIQSLNNNNNGGGRLAYRGGRGGRNNCGGWGGGRYGGRFHNTNNGSNSSGGTFLGNQQRGTGGAWAYGWFQVHWPTNGSIQQGIM comes from the coding sequence ATGGATGCCAAAGTCCCTGAAGCAAATTTAGTTGCttatataaacaatggtctttctAAAAAATTCTTGTATATCGCTATCAACATCCGCCATTGGGATCCACTTGTTTCGTTCTGGGATGCACGATCAATATTAATCTGTGAGGAGCAACAAATGATTCATGATGAACAACATGGCACATCCATCACCCACACGAATCGCTCCTCTTCACCGAATGCTATCACGGTTCAATCCTCCATTCAATccttaaataataataacaacggTGGAGGGAGACTGGCTTACCGTGGAGGACGTGGCGGTCGTAACAATTGTGGTGGTTGGGGTGGTGGTCGTTATGGTGGCCGATTTCATAACACCAATAATGGTTCTAATTCTTCTGGTGGCACCTTCCTTGGCAATCAACAACGTGGAACAGGAGGTGCTTGGGCGTACGGATGGTTTCAAGTCCATTGGCCCACAAATGGTTCGATTCAACAAGGTATTATGTGA
- the LOC111887401 gene encoding protein BUNDLE SHEATH DEFECTIVE 2, chloroplastic isoform X2 has product MTNSLCFTPLSSFKTRNKPGIIGGNPNSRKVIWVTNQNLKFKRFHSLEAKATDDAKNTTKVNSIVCGDCDGNGAIQCTQCEGKGVNTKDHFNGQFKAGGLCWLCRKLFFFFFKITFIQG; this is encoded by the exons ATGACTAATTCTTTGTGTTTTACTCCTCTTTCTTCCTTCAAGACACGAAACAAACCAG GAATAATTGGTGGGAACCCTAATTCTCGAAAGGTGATTTGGGTGACTAATCAAAATCTGAAATTTAAAAGATTTCATAGTTTGGAAGCTAAG GCTACCGATGACGCAAAAAACACCACCAAGGTGAATAGCATAGTTTGTGGTGATTGCGATGGAAATG GTGCTATACAATGTACACAATGTGAAGGAAAAGGAGTCAACACTAAAGATCACTTCAATGGACAATTCAAAGCTGGTGGTTTGTGTTGGCTTTGCAG aaaattgttttttttttttttcaaaattacatTTATACAGGGGTAA